The sequence GTGCCTGACGCATCGCTGCAACACGGCACATGGCAAGTGCGCCTGGCCCTGCCAGACGAACGCGGATTGCGCACCAGGCAATCAGTGCATGGCGCCCGCCTGCATGCCCGCCATGGGCGCGCCCACGCAGTAGTGCGGATGGCACTGGTAGCCCGTAGGGGCGACTTGATGTGTCCAGTCGTGAGACCGTAGCGTGATCTCAGAACGTGAATACGAGGAGCGCGCGTACCCAGAGTTGCGCGCGCTCCTTCGTGCATTGGACGACCTCGAACTCGACGAGGTCGAGGCCGAGCTGTCGAGTGACATCCTCAACATCGAGTTCGAAGACGGCAGCGTGTACGTCGTGAACTCGCACCGGGCGGCGCGGCAAATCTGGATGGCCGCGAACCGCACTGCCTGGCATTTCGACTGGGTCGAGGCACGCCAGGCCTGGATCGACGACAAGCGCGGCGAGGAACTGTGGGCTGCCGTCGCCGCCGCCATCGCCGAGCGCCTCGGCCGCCCCGTTCAGCTCAAGCGTAGTTGACCTCTGTCCTTCCGCTTCCTGTGCCCTCCAGATTGAACAGGAAGAAAGATTCACAAGAAGATCGGAAGATCGAAAGGGTAGAGACAAATCCCCTTCCGCTTGCTTCCGCCCTTCCTGTGCCCTCTTCTTCGATGCGGCTCTAGCAACGGCCGCGTCGTCTGCGACGGCGTAGGCCTGCAAGCGCCAACGCCAGCAAGGCAGAAAGCCCAGCGGCGGTCGGTGGAGCCGACGAAGCGAGGCGGCATCCGCAACCACCGTCATCGCCATCGCCGCCTGCCGCTGCGCCGCCACTGGCCGTCGAGCCGCCCGCTGCGCCCGTGCCGCCACTTGGGTTGCCGCCTGCGCCGCCACTGCTCGGCGCGCCGCCATTGCCCGGTGTGCCCCCGCTCCCGGGTGTGCCGCCGCTGCCGGGCGAACCGTTCGTGGACTTGAGCGCGTCGCTCAGCGCCCAGCCGGGATTCGTTCCTTCACCGTGATAGGCCCCACGGTGGCTGAAGTCCTTCACCGTACCGTTGAAGTCCCGATCGTGATCCGTGTCTGCCTGCACCAGGCTCGCGTCCAGCGCGCTTCCCTTCAGCCCGCCCCCTGCTTTGGGAAAGAAGTCCATCTGGCCCAACACCTTGCCTGGCTTCACCACGAAGGCCGCAGCGCCCGCCACGCTATCGGTCACGTTGTTCTGCTGGCTGCTAGTGCTCCCCGAAAAGGCCTGCGGAGAAAAAATCGCGTTGCCGAAGATCAGCACGGAGCCACTGGCAGATCCCACAGAAACCCCCGTCGCCGTGTCGTAGATGGTGTTGTTGTAGATCCACGCGTCGATCACCGATTTGCCCGAGTGCGCGGTGACGTTGATCGCGGCGTGCTTCGAGTCGACGAAAACGTTGTCGTGCAGGTGAAGTCGGCCGTTGCCCTGAAACAGAGCGTCGTCGTCGTTGTGAAAGAACAGATTGCCGTAGATCTCGACCCAATCTTTGCTTCCCGGACCCGCATCCGGCGGGCCATCGACCAGCAGATTCGGGCGAGCCCCGTCCGGGCTCGGGTTGTTCGACTTGATGAACACGTTGTGGCGAATCACCGTGAAGCGATCGTCAGTGGGAACGGAGCCAACGTCGGCCTGGCCGCGGTCGTTCTGGTGCTTGAGTTGCATGTTGTAGCCAAGGGTGTCTCGAAAGAGATTGCCCTCGATCACGCCGCCGATGAACGCCCGCGACCCGTCGCTGTTGCCGAGATACATGCCGGTGCCAGCGCCATCGATCACGTTGCCGCGCACGACCCAGTCCCACGCCACGATCTTGGTGCTGATGCCGACGGTCTGTTGACTCGTGCCGCCACCGTCATGACCGGTGATGGTGCAGCCCTCGATGGTGATGTGGTGCGCCCAGTCGCTGGCTTGTCCACCCGCCTTGATGGCATCGATGCCGGCGATATCCTGTCCGTCCAGCAGCAGTCGGCGCAGCGTCACGTAGCTCGCACGCTGGATGTCGATGGTGTTCTTGCCGTTCTTGCCCAACAGGCGAGCGGGCGTGCCCGTCGCGGGGCCCTCGATCACGATCGGCTGCGCCGCCGTTCCGTTCAGATCGACCACGTTCATTCCGTCCAGGTAGTCACCTGCCGCGAGCTGAAGCACGTCTCCGGGGCCCAGACCTGCCAACTTCTGCTTGTAGTCAGCGGGAGTGGCAGTCACGGTCGCCGCCCGGGCCAGGCTCGGCAGGAACAGGACGGCGCAGCAAATCATCGCCGTTCGCATTCAGCCATGAAAGCGGTGCTGGGCGGCGAAGGCAATCTGCCGATCCGAACTGCAGCGGCGCTTGCTCCAAGAGCGCGGAACCGCGAGCTTTTCTCGCCGAGCCACATTTTCTTGGACCGCCTTGGACCGTCCCAGGCCACTAGAGTCGTGTCGACGCCGCAAGTCACTGCCGGAGGCGGACCTGTCCGATTCTGCGGAAGCGGCGAGGCGGCTGAATCACCACGGCAATACGCTCGAGTCGAGAACTTCCGCGCCATGTCCGCTCCGTCTACCGTCGTTCCCTTCCGCGCCAAGGCGCCGCGCCTGGTGCTGGGCTCGCGCGACGACGAGTTGCAGCGACTGGTCGAGGGGCTTCAGGCCGGCAAAGCCTGGGCGGAGCGCGCCTTCGTCGACGAGTATCGGCCCCACGTCGCGCGTCTACTCTACAAAGTGCTCGGGGCCAGCGCCGATCTCGACGACTTGGTCCAGGAGACGTTCATTCGCGCCCTCGACCGGGTCGACACGCTACGCGAGGCGAAGGCACTGCGGTCATGGCTCACGAGCATTGCCGTGTTCGTCGCTCGCGAGACGATCCGCGCGAGGCGAAGACGGCGCTGGCTGACGCTCCTGCCCACCGAGGAACTGCCCGAGGTCGCGTCGTCCCAGGACGACGTCGAGGGGCGGGCCGCTCTGCGCGCGTTCTATGCAGTACTGCGCCAGTTGAAGGACGACCGCCAGCTGTACTTCGCGCTGCGCTACGTGGAGGGCATGGAGCTCGGGGAAGTCGCCCTCGCCTGCGACGTCTCGCTCTCCACGGCAAAGCGCCGCCTGCAACAAGCCGAAGCAGAGTTCCTGCGGCGCGCCGGCAAGCAGGCGGCTCTCGCGGAGTGGCTCGGAAGGAGCGAACGGTGGAAGAGCTAGAACGCCTCGAAGCGCTGGGCCGCCGCATTTCCAACGGCGCCGACGAGCAACTCGCGCGGCGGCCTGTTCCGCCCCTCGAACTCGAAGTCGAGAACATTCGCGCGGGTCTCATGGAACGCCAGCGACGGCGACGCATGCTGCGGCGCACGTGGGTGGCATTGCCCGTCGTCGCGGCAGCAGCCGCTGCTGTGCTGCTCTTCTTCGGCTCTCGCTCCCCGGCGGAAGTGAGCTTTCGCGTACACGAAAGTGCCGGCGTGGTGGGTAGCTGGGTCGCGGCTCCCGCGAAGGAATCCGTCAGTCTCGACTTCTCCGAAGGCAGCAAGATTCTGGTCGAGCCCGGCGGACGCGCGCGGGTCGGGCAAGTCTCCTCCAATGGGGCGCGCATCATTCTGGAGCGCGGCGGGTTGGACGCTCGGGTCGTGCACCGCGCGCGCACGGACTGGGCGGTGAGCGCCGGGCCCTTCTCCGTTCAGGTCACCGGCACGCACTTCAAAGCGGACTGGGATCCCAAGGTCGAGACCCTGAGAGTCGAGCTGCTCGAGGGCAACGTCGTTGTTCGCGGTGCGTGCCTTGACGGTGACGAGTTCGTTGTCGTCGGTGAACCCGCGGTCTTCCACTGCCCCAGTCCGGTCGCCGCGGGACCTGCCGCGCCCCCATTGCCCGCTACCGACGTCGCACCGATGGCGTCGCGAAGCCCGGCCGCTTCGCCCGAGCGGCGCGCTCCTTTCGCCTCCGCAGCGCCGGCAACCGAGGGCTGGGAAGCCTTGGCGCGAGCGGGCAAGTATCGGCCCGCGTTGGCTGCCGCTGAGGCGGCTGGCTTCGACGCCCTGGCCTCGAGTGCATCTGCGCCCACGCTCCTGCTCTTGGGCGACACGGCTCGCTACGCCGGCAACCCCGCGCGCGCTGCTCAGGCCTACACGCGCTTGCGCACGGCCAACGCGGGCAGCGAGGCCGCAGCCACCGCTGCGTTCCACCTTGCGCGGCTCGCGCCAAGCCCAGCTGAAGCCGAACGCTGGCTCGAAACCTATCTCCGCGAACGTCCCGGGGGGGCATTGGCACAAGAAGCCCTCGGGCGCCTGCTGGAGACTCAGTACCGTCGGGGCGGCAAGACCGCGGCCCAAGGCAGTGCCGTCCGCTACCTGGCAAGCTACCCCAACGGGGCACATGCAGAGCTGGCACGTAGCATCACCACCCCATGAAGCCAGCCACACTACTGTGTCTCGTGCTGGTCGCGTTCGCCCCTCGACTCGCGCGCGCCGAAGACTCAGAGCCCATCGTGAACAGCGCAGGGCGTGGTGTCGTGCTGCTGAACAGCGGCGACTCCGAGTTCGATGCGCGCATTCAGGGCGAACTCAATAGCATTGGCTACGACGTGCACTTGGCACCGTCGTGGCCAGAGCGAACCGATGCCCACACGGTAGCCATCGTGACGCCCTCGGCCTTGCGCGTGGACGTTTGGCTCGTCAATCCCCAGAGCGGATTCCGTGAACTGCACGCCAGCGTCGAGCGCGTGGGCGACGGCAGCGATTTCATCCGCGTCGCGGAGCGACTGCGCGGGCTCTTCCAACGATTGCCAGCGTCGCCCATGGGCCCCCTACCCCACGCGCGACGCCGCGAGCCGCCGGCAGACAGCGCGCCTCCGCCGCCCTCTGCGCCTGCGCCACAGCAGCCGCCCCAACTTGCAGACATCACCCCGTCGCGCATCCGCGCCCTCGGCGCGGTCGACGCAGGCGCGGCCGTTCTGACTCAACCTGGCGGCCCCGCGCTCGGCCTATGCCTGGGCGCCAGGTTGGCCGTGCTGGATTGGTTCGACCTTGGACTGGAAGGCTACGCCCCAGTGACTGGAACGACTGTCGAAACACAGCTCGGCCAGGCTAGCGTGAGCACCGCGATGATCGGCGCCGCCGTCGAGGCACATTTCGATCGCCAGAGCGAGCTGCCCCTCGGCGTTCGTGCTGGTGTTCACGCCGCGTGGCTACGCACGTCGGGACGCGCCACGGCGCCCTTGACGGACCAAGACGACTCGCTCTGGACGGCAGTGCCTTTCCTGGGCCCCACGCTCACCCCGACCCTAGGTCAACACGTTGCACTGCGCGCCAGTGTCGCTGTGGGCGTCTCCATCCCGCGCGCTGACATTCGCTTCGCGAACAGCGCGGTCGCCACGTTCGGTCGGCCCTTGCTCCTCACGACGCTGGGGCTATCGTTCGATCTCTGAGCGGAGAAATAGTTGACCCTCACGCCAGCACTGCGGCCACTCATCCAAACACTACCGAAAGGATGTTGGATGAACCCTCGATACTTGCTTTGTTTGGGCGCACTCTTGTCTCTGGCCTGTGGTTCCACCTCTGCGGATCCGATTCAAGCTGGCACTGCTGGCGGCGCGGGCGCGGCAGGATCTGCGGGGAGTAGCGGCAACGGCGGCAGCAGCGGAACTGGCAGCGGTGGCACTGGCGGTGGCGGCGCGAACGGTAGTGGCGGCGCGGTGAGCAATCCGGCCTGCAATCCCGTCGACGCGCCAGCCTCCGTCGTTGCCTGCAACCTGCCGCCCGATGTCGCCGTCGTCGGCGCCTACCAAGACAGCTTGTACGTGGTGAGCACGGGTCGCTACCTCCGCGTGACGCTATCAGACGGCAAAGTCTCTCAGTTGTTCAAGAGCACCGTCTCGAGTTCGCTGACGGCGACGCAGCGCGCGCTGCTGACCGGTTTCGACTCGGGGGCGATGTACTTCTCCCACTACGTGGACGTGGCAGGCGGCTTCTCTGCCGGCATGCTGCGCACCGACGGCAGCACGTCCCATGTCGTGACCGACTTCGGCGTGCAGTCCGGCTCCGTGATCGCTCTGGACGCGACCTCCGCGTACTTCGAAGTGGAGCAAGGGCTGACTGCGGCCACGGGCATCGGGCGCGTGGGCCGCAACGGCGGGCTCCCCAAGACCCTGACCACGGTGGGCGGCTCGCCCTTGGCCGTGCGTCAGGGGTACGTGTTCTACCGCAACGGCAACAAACTGGTGCGCCGCGTCTCGAGCAGCGGCGGTGACTCCGAGATTGTCGTGCAACTCCCGGAGAAGGCTGGCAACGGCGTGGCACTCGACGACAGCCACCTGTACTGGGTGGAAGACGGCGAGTTCTACGGAAAGCACGCGCTACGACGCACCGCGCTCACGCCGCCGTTCACCACCGAACTCGTTGCGAACATCGACGACCAAGGCGGCAACTTCGTCTCCTCCTTGTACCTCGACGGTGACAACATCTACTTCTCTCAATACGGCGGCGTGCAAAAGCTCGCCAAGTCCGGAGGCACACCCGAAAGCTTGAATCTATGGGCTGGCGAGTCGCCCGCGCTCGCCTTCGACGACCAGTACGTCTACGTCGCCTATGAGCGTGGAGGTGACACCTCACCCATCGAAGGCGTGATTGTCCGCCGGCCGAAATGACGAACGCTTCGAGTTGCCTCAGCGTCGCGCCGTGCGGCGCTGCAGGCGCCTGCCCAGCGCGTAGCCCCCGACCATCACGAGCGCACCGAGCAGAGATGCCGTGAGCATCCGCTTGCCATGTCGAGACTCGCGCTCGGCCTGCGCTGCTCGCCCTTCGCGGGTCATGCTGTCCCCGGCCCGCGGCGGCACCGCAGAGGAGGGAGACTCGGGGACCATGTCAGCGGCGAAAGTCGGCGAAACCCAGAGCGCGCTCAACGACGCCACGACTACGAAGGACGACAGCCGCACAGCAGACCTAGGCGCGTTCCACGCGAAGCCGCAGCACTTCTTCGCCCAAGGCGTGCTCCTTGGCGCCACCACTTTTGGCGCCAACGACGACGGCCGCGGCCAGGCACTCGCGCTCCAGGTGCTTTCGCCCGGCCTCGCACACTCGGCGAATCCGCTCGCTGCCGTCGATCTCGAGCCGCACGCGGTCCACGAAGTCCAAGCCCAGCTCTTTGCGCTCCGCCTGCACGCGACTGACGACCTCGCGTAGGAAGCCCTCGTCCACCAACTCGTCGGTCAACGTCGTGTGCACCACCACCACACCCACGTTGCCCGTCTCCGCAGCGAACCCCTCGGCCGCGCCGACACTGACTTCGATTTCTTCAGGGGAGAACTGCAGCGTTTGCCCGTCGATATCGAGCTCGATGTGCCCACTGCGGCCCAACTGCCCGAAGAGTGCGCCGCCGTCTGCCCCGTCCAGCGCCTTCTTCACGGCCTGCACGTTCTTGCCCAAGCGCGGGCCCAGGGCTCGGAAGTTCGGCTTGAGCTTGAAGCTCACGGCGCCTTGCTCGTGCCCGGGATGCATGAACGCAACCTCGTGCACGTTGAGCTCCTCGGCGATGAGCGGCTTGTGCGGCTCCAGCCGCTGGCGCAGCTCGCCATCGTTGAACACCACGTCGGCGCGCGAGAGCGGCTGACGGACCTTCAAACGGCTTTGGGTGCGGACGGCCAGACCCAGGCTGACGATCTCGCGAACCGCAGCCATCTCCCGCGCCAACACTTCGTCGACGTGATCGGCGTGCACCTCGGGATAGTCCGCCAAATGCACGCTTTCGAGGGCGCCGTGCAGCTTGGGCCGGACGACCAGGTTTTGGTACAGCGTCTCGGCGAAGAACGGCACGAAGGGCGCCAGTACGTAGGCCAGCGTCGTCAGGGTCTCGTACAGGGTACCGAAGGCGTCGCGCTTGTCTTGCTCGAAACCCGGCGCCCAAAAGCGAGAGCGGCTGCGGCGCACGTACCAATTGGAAATCCCTTCGGCCAGCTCCAACAGGCGCTGGGCCGCGTCGTAGACGCGATACTCGTCCATGGCCTTGCGCACGTCCCGCACGGTGATGGCCAACTCCGACAGCATCCAGCGATCGAGCAGCGGTCGCTCGCTCACCGGGCGCGCCGCGTGGTCGGCCTTCGTCGGGTCGTAGCCGTCGATGTTGGCGTAGATGACGAAGAAGGAATACACGTTGCGCAGCTTGACCAGGAAGTCCTTCTGCAGCAGCCGCACGTTGCTCAAACTGTGGCGCGTGTTGGACCAGGGCGGACTCGCTGCGTAGAAGAACCAACGAAAGGCGTCGGCCCCGGGCGCGGGCGTGCCTTCGTCTTCCAGGGTGACCCGCTGCTCCACCGGGACCCGCGGCACCTCCACGGGCATGGTCTTCTCACCGTTGGCCACTGGGGACAGGTCGAGAGCCGTGCGATCTTCCTCGGACAGGATCACCACGCGACGAGGCAGCTTCTTCTGCGCGTGCACGGTCACCCGGCGACGCTGCTCGGGGCGGTCGGCGCGATAGATCGCCAGTTCGGCGCCCTCTTTCAGATCCATCCCTTCCAGGTCTTCGCGCGCGATCAGCGCTTGGCCCGGCTTGGCGTGGGCTCCGGCGCCCTCGGTCAAGACGCCGAACTCCATGCTCACCCGATCCAGGATGATCTCCGGCGGCGTGTAGTTACCGCGGCTCTTGCTCTCCTTCTTTCCCTCCTTGTCGCAGACGTGACCGAGCACGATGCAGTTCTTGTAGGGATGCGGAAACGGCCGCGCCGGCGAAAGTCCAAGGGACTTCTGCGTCGCCTCGTCGAAGACCAGGGAAGAGATCATGAGCAGCGAATAGAACCAGCCGCGGGTCTGATCGATCGCTTCGCTGATGAAGTCCGCGGGGAATGCGTCATTGAGCCGCTCCACGGACCCTGGGGCGTGGGGAAAGCCCCACTGCGCGAAGGGCATGCAGCCGGAGTCGAACCAACAGTCGATGACCTCGGTGACGCGCTTCATGGTGCCCCCACACTTCTCGCAGGGGAAACGCACCTCGTCGATCCAAGGCTTGTGCACGATCAGGTGATCGTTCAACCCCGGGTCCTTCGCCTTGGCGGCGTGAAAGTGTGCGAACGCCTCCGGGTTGCGCCGCTCGATTTCCGCCACGCTACTCGGGGATGCCTTGTGCTCTTCGTCCTGATCACAGACCCAGACGTTCAGCGGCGTGCCCCAAAAGCGCTCGCGCGAGAGTGCCCAGTCCACGTTGTTGCGAAGGAAATCCCCGAAGCGCCCGTCCTTGATGTGCTCCGGCAGCCAACCCACGGCTTGGTTGTTGGATAGCGCGTCGTCCAAGCGCGCCGTGGTGCGGATGAACCAGGCCGGTCGCGCCATCTGGATCAGCGGATCCTCGTCCGCCCGCCAACAGAATGGGTACTCGTGGCGATACATCTCCTCGTGAATCAGGAGCTTGCGCTCGGCGAGTTCGCGCAAGATGTCGCGGTCGCAGTCCTTCACCCAGCGCCCCGCGTAGGCACCGGCCTCACTCTTGAAAGTGCCGTCGGGGTTCACCGAACAGATCAGCTCCACCGAGAGTGGGTCCGCATAGCGCGCCAGCTGACGCCGGTGCGCGTTGTGGTCGTCCTCACCAAAGGCGGGGGCGATGTGCACGATGCCGGTGCCCGTGTCCAAGGTCACGAAGTCCTCCGCCAGCACCCGCCAGTAGAGAGCGTCGCTGTCTCCCGCCTTGAGCGCGACGCGCGCGTCCCCCAGACGTGCAGCGTAGGTGTCGAAGGGCGGCTGGTAGCGCATGCCGACCAACGCTTCGGCCTTCACCGTCTTCTCGACGGTCAACTTGCGGCCGAGCTTCTTCTGGACGTCGGGTACCAGCGCGGCGGCCATGATCAACGTCTTGGCGCTGGTTCCCAGGGGCCGGTCCTTCTTGGGATCCAGCGCTTCGCCCACGCTGACGTAGGCATAGTCGGTGTGGGGGCGCACGGCAGCGTAGCCGTTGCTCGGCAAGGTCCAAGGCGTCGTGGTCCAAACTACCAATGCCGCCGAGGGATCGTCGATCAGGGGAAAGGCGACGAAGACGCTGGGGTCGTCGACGGTCTTGTAGCCCAGGCCGACCTCCGCGCTGGAGAGCGCCGTCCCGCCTTGCGCCCACCACCACACGACTTTGTGGCCTTGATAGAGCAGCCCCTTCTCGAACAAGTTCGATAGCGCCCACCACACGCTCTCCACGTAGCTCTTGTGGTAGGTCACGTAGGCGTCGGGCAGGCTCACCCAAAAGCCAAGACGCTCCGTCAAGCGCTCCCACTCGCTGGTGTAGCGAAACACGCTTTCGATGCAGCGCGCGACGAAGGGCTCGACACCGTAGGCTTCGATCGCGGCCTTGCCGTGAATGCGAAGCTCCTTCTCGACCTCCACCTCGACGGGCAGACCGTGAGTGTCCCAGCCCCCCTTGCGCAGCACGCGCTTGCCGAGCATCGAGTGATAGCGCGGGAACAGATCCTTCATCACCCGCGTCAGCACGTGGCCGTTGTGAGGCACACCGTTGGCCGTGGGCGGCCCTTCGTAGAACACGAAGTGGTCGGCCGTCTCGCCGCGGTGCGCCAGCGACTTCTCGAACACGCCGCGCTCCTTCCACAGCGAGAGGATCTCCTGCTCGTAGCGGGGAAAATCCAAGGCTTGGGGCACGGGCTCGAAAACGGGCGGGGCACTCATGGCAAGCGCGCCGTATAGCCCGCTTTTCTCGCGGTTTCCATAGGGGCGCCTCCCGTCCCCTTCCGCTTCTCCCTCCTGACCCTACGCCGTCGCCCGCATCCGGGCTGCAGCCCTCGCACCTGCGCTCAGGCGTGACCTCGCCCTGCCACGCGTTCAGCCGCGGCGTTCGGCCAAAAGCGCGCGTGCGGAGATGCCGCTCGAGTCGAAGAAGCTGCGCACCGTGGGGTGCGTGCCCTCGACGAGGGCCTCGGGCGGCCCCTCCGCCGCGAGCTGTCCGCGTTCGAGCAAAAAGATGTAGTCGGCGATGCGCAGAGCGCCCGCCATGTCGTGACTGATCACGATGCTGGTCACGCCAAAGCGATTGCGAGTCTCGAGGATCAGATCGTCCACCATGCGGCAGGTGATCGGATCGAGGCCACTGGTCGGCTCGTCGTACATCAGCACCTCTGGCTCGAGCATCAACGCGCGCGCGAGCCCCACGCGCTTCTTCATCCCGCCAGAGAGCTGACTCGGAAAGCGTTGGTCGATGTTCTCCAGCCCCAGCACCGAAAGCTTGTCGCGGACGCGCTTACGGATTTCTTTTTCGCCCAGCTTCGTGTGTTCGCGCAGGGGGAACGCCACGTTGTCCATGACGTTCATCGAGTCGAGCAGCGCCGAGTACTGGAAGACCATGCCCATCTTGCGCCGCGCCTCGTTCATGGCGCGCTCGCCCAGGGGCACGATGTCGAGTCCGTCGATGACCACGCGACCCGCGGTGGGCTTGTCCAAGCCGATCAAGATCTTGAGCAAGGTGGTCTTGCCCGCGCCCGAGCCACCGATGATCACCACGATGTGACCGCGCTGGATGGCCATGTTGATGTTTTGCAGCGCGTAGAAGTCCCCGAATTGCCGCGTGACGCCGTCCACCAGCAGGTGGGGCGCCGGGGTGTCGTAGGGAGTGTCGTGCGCCAGGCTCATCGCGCGGACGGACCTTACCTGGGGCCCGGCCAAGCGCCAGTTTTTCCGGAGAGCGGCCCGGCACGGCCGGCGGCTTCGTGCTTGACACAGGCGCCGTTCGGCGCAAGCTCTCGCCGCCATGACCGATGATCATTTCGCCTCATTGATGGCTGCCGCGGGCGCGGGAAAGAAGGACAAGGAAGGCTGGCAGGAGCTGCCCGACAGTCGTCACATGACGCTATACGGCGCCTGCAACGGCGTCAGCCTCACCGTCAGCCGCGTCTGCGCCGTCAAGCGCGACGGGGACTTGATCCACGCCCGCACGGTCAAGGGCGAGACCTACGTGCTGGCTTTGGACCTGCTGTTCGCCGGCGCTGCCGAGTCGGACCAATCGTCGAAGCGCAAAGCCGGCTTCGTGTGACCGCTGCTTCCGCAGGCGCGCGCCAAGGCCGACGTGCCCCGGGCCTCGAGCGCGACGCTTTTCCCGAGCCAATCCCCCTCGGCCGCTTGCCGTCAGTC is a genomic window of Polyangiaceae bacterium containing:
- a CDS encoding sigma-70 family RNA polymerase sigma factor — translated: MSAPSTVVPFRAKAPRLVLGSRDDELQRLVEGLQAGKAWAERAFVDEYRPHVARLLYKVLGASADLDDLVQETFIRALDRVDTLREAKALRSWLTSIAVFVARETIRARRRRRWLTLLPTEELPEVASSQDDVEGRAALRAFYAVLRQLKDDRQLYFALRYVEGMELGEVALACDVSLSTAKRRLQQAEAEFLRRAGKQAALAEWLGRSERWKS
- a CDS encoding class I tRNA ligase family protein, producing MSAPPVFEPVPQALDFPRYEQEILSLWKERGVFEKSLAHRGETADHFVFYEGPPTANGVPHNGHVLTRVMKDLFPRYHSMLGKRVLRKGGWDTHGLPVEVEVEKELRIHGKAAIEAYGVEPFVARCIESVFRYTSEWERLTERLGFWVSLPDAYVTYHKSYVESVWWALSNLFEKGLLYQGHKVVWWWAQGGTALSSAEVGLGYKTVDDPSVFVAFPLIDDPSAALVVWTTTPWTLPSNGYAAVRPHTDYAYVSVGEALDPKKDRPLGTSAKTLIMAAALVPDVQKKLGRKLTVEKTVKAEALVGMRYQPPFDTYAARLGDARVALKAGDSDALYWRVLAEDFVTLDTGTGIVHIAPAFGEDDHNAHRRQLARYADPLSVELICSVNPDGTFKSEAGAYAGRWVKDCDRDILRELAERKLLIHEEMYRHEYPFCWRADEDPLIQMARPAWFIRTTARLDDALSNNQAVGWLPEHIKDGRFGDFLRNNVDWALSRERFWGTPLNVWVCDQDEEHKASPSSVAEIERRNPEAFAHFHAAKAKDPGLNDHLIVHKPWIDEVRFPCEKCGGTMKRVTEVIDCWFDSGCMPFAQWGFPHAPGSVERLNDAFPADFISEAIDQTRGWFYSLLMISSLVFDEATQKSLGLSPARPFPHPYKNCIVLGHVCDKEGKKESKSRGNYTPPEIILDRVSMEFGVLTEGAGAHAKPGQALIAREDLEGMDLKEGAELAIYRADRPEQRRRVTVHAQKKLPRRVVILSEEDRTALDLSPVANGEKTMPVEVPRVPVEQRVTLEDEGTPAPGADAFRWFFYAASPPWSNTRHSLSNVRLLQKDFLVKLRNVYSFFVIYANIDGYDPTKADHAARPVSERPLLDRWMLSELAITVRDVRKAMDEYRVYDAAQRLLELAEGISNWYVRRSRSRFWAPGFEQDKRDAFGTLYETLTTLAYVLAPFVPFFAETLYQNLVVRPKLHGALESVHLADYPEVHADHVDEVLAREMAAVREIVSLGLAVRTQSRLKVRQPLSRADVVFNDGELRQRLEPHKPLIAEELNVHEVAFMHPGHEQGAVSFKLKPNFRALGPRLGKNVQAVKKALDGADGGALFGQLGRSGHIELDIDGQTLQFSPEEIEVSVGAAEGFAAETGNVGVVVVHTTLTDELVDEGFLREVVSRVQAERKELGLDFVDRVRLEIDGSERIRRVCEAGRKHLERECLAAAVVVGAKSGGAKEHALGEEVLRLRVERA
- the cyaY gene encoding iron donor protein CyaY; translated protein: MISEREYEERAYPELRALLRALDDLELDEVEAELSSDILNIEFEDGSVYVVNSHRAARQIWMAANRTAWHFDWVEARQAWIDDKRGEELWAAVAAAIAERLGRPVQLKRS
- a CDS encoding NosD domain-containing protein, whose translation is MRTAMICCAVLFLPSLARAATVTATPADYKQKLAGLGPGDVLQLAAGDYLDGMNVVDLNGTAAQPIVIEGPATGTPARLLGKNGKNTIDIQRASYVTLRRLLLDGQDIAGIDAIKAGGQASDWAHHITIEGCTITGHDGGGTSQQTVGISTKIVAWDWVVRGNVIDGAGTGMYLGNSDGSRAFIGGVIEGNLFRDTLGYNMQLKHQNDRGQADVGSVPTDDRFTVIRHNVFIKSNNPSPDGARPNLLVDGPPDAGPGSKDWVEIYGNLFFHNDDDALFQGNGRLHLHDNVFVDSKHAAINVTAHSGKSVIDAWIYNNTIYDTATGVSVGSASGSVLIFGNAIFSPQAFSGSTSSQQNNVTDSVAGAAAFVVKPGKVLGQMDFFPKAGGGLKGSALDASLVQADTDHDRDFNGTVKDFSHRGAYHGEGTNPGWALSDALKSTNGSPGSGGTPGSGGTPGNGGAPSSGGAGGNPSGGTGAAGGSTASGGAAAGGDGDDGGCGCRLASSAPPTAAGLSALLALALAGLRRRRRRGRC
- a CDS encoding FecR domain-containing protein, yielding MEELERLEALGRRISNGADEQLARRPVPPLELEVENIRAGLMERQRRRRMLRRTWVALPVVAAAAAAVLLFFGSRSPAEVSFRVHESAGVVGSWVAAPAKESVSLDFSEGSKILVEPGGRARVGQVSSNGARIILERGGLDARVVHRARTDWAVSAGPFSVQVTGTHFKADWDPKVETLRVELLEGNVVVRGACLDGDEFVVVGEPAVFHCPSPVAAGPAAPPLPATDVAPMASRSPAASPERRAPFASAAPATEGWEALARAGKYRPALAAAEAAGFDALASSASAPTLLLLGDTARYAGNPARAAQAYTRLRTANAGSEAAATAAFHLARLAPSPAEAERWLETYLRERPGGALAQEALGRLLETQYRRGGKTAAQGSAVRYLASYPNGAHAELARSITTP
- a CDS encoding ATP-binding cassette domain-containing protein, with product MSLAHDTPYDTPAPHLLVDGVTRQFGDFYALQNINMAIQRGHIVVIIGGSGAGKTTLLKILIGLDKPTAGRVVIDGLDIVPLGERAMNEARRKMGMVFQYSALLDSMNVMDNVAFPLREHTKLGEKEIRKRVRDKLSVLGLENIDQRFPSQLSGGMKKRVGLARALMLEPEVLMYDEPTSGLDPITCRMVDDLILETRNRFGVTSIVISHDMAGALRIADYIFLLERGQLAAEGPPEALVEGTHPTVRSFFDSSGISARALLAERRG